Proteins co-encoded in one Mesorhizobium huakuii genomic window:
- a CDS encoding nitrogen fixation protein NifQ: MFAHHYGWLCARQWPRIELKRGFDQHVLACVLSCALEEVEAGEATATESTGLSRAELRDVLTHSFPATAINAFALDELCDPKPEMEEELLHSLLLAHARPGDPASACFAKIVARRAMRNNHLWQDLGLLNRAELSRLLATHFPTLAAGNTQNMKWKKYFYRKLCEAEGFSLCTAPTCRECNDFESCFGPEQGESRLAHIKNGIALD, encoded by the coding sequence ATGTTCGCTCATCACTATGGTTGGCTCTGCGCCCGCCAATGGCCGCGGATCGAGTTGAAGAGGGGGTTCGATCAGCATGTGCTTGCCTGTGTGCTTTCGTGTGCGCTCGAGGAGGTCGAGGCCGGCGAGGCGACGGCGACGGAGTCGACCGGCCTTTCGCGCGCAGAGCTGCGCGACGTGCTGACCCACAGTTTCCCCGCTACCGCGATAAACGCCTTCGCCTTGGACGAGCTATGCGACCCCAAGCCGGAAATGGAAGAAGAACTTCTGCACAGCCTGCTGCTGGCGCATGCCCGGCCGGGCGATCCGGCGAGCGCCTGCTTCGCTAAGATCGTCGCCCGGCGTGCCATGCGCAACAACCATCTCTGGCAGGATCTTGGCCTTCTCAATCGGGCCGAGCTCAGCCGCCTGCTTGCCACGCATTTTCCGACCTTGGCAGCCGGCAACACCCAAAACATGAAATGGAAGAAGTACTTCTACCGCAAACTCTGCGAGGCCGAAGGTTTTTCGCTATGCACCGCGCCCACTTGCCGGGAATGCAATGATTTCGAAAGCTGCTTCGGCCCCGAGCAAGGCGAAAGCCGCCTCGCACACATCAAGAACGGGATCGCTTTGGATTAA
- a CDS encoding LLM class flavin-dependent oxidoreductase: MEFATFILAAQRGYHQSSDSVIRNSIEQAVLSEQAGFNTAWFAEHHFNNYSLVPSPLMMVAHCAGLTSTIRLGTAVCVLPLYHPQRLLSEIGFADVVANGRLELGVGVGYQQFEFERFGVNIDEAPAIFSEYLDILLKGLNQNVFEHDGRYEKIPPTAISVPTVQKPTPPIWIAGGPLRMSRAYREGHNFFVTAFHNGLETLSTLRESIEEAAASEGKNVTDAKISLLRCCYASDDQAEINSYLDNARFQRRLSEALHQRRQQSLDGYLLQETPTQQDLSLETMRENLPIGSVNRVIDRLLEEMDILKPDQIAIQTQLGDFDQKTMLRQIELWGDKIIPAVNKSLPQARV, encoded by the coding sequence ATGGAATTCGCAACCTTCATCCTGGCCGCCCAGCGCGGCTATCATCAATCCTCCGACAGCGTCATCCGCAACTCAATCGAACAAGCCGTTCTTTCGGAGCAGGCTGGCTTCAACACCGCCTGGTTCGCCGAGCACCACTTCAACAATTACAGCCTTGTTCCGTCGCCCTTGATGATGGTGGCGCACTGCGCCGGCCTGACAAGCACCATTCGCCTCGGCACTGCCGTCTGCGTGTTGCCGCTCTATCACCCGCAGCGACTGCTTTCCGAGATCGGCTTCGCCGACGTCGTGGCGAACGGCCGTCTCGAGCTCGGAGTCGGCGTGGGATACCAGCAATTCGAGTTCGAACGCTTCGGCGTCAACATCGATGAGGCGCCGGCCATCTTTTCGGAATATCTGGACATCCTTCTGAAGGGCCTCAACCAAAATGTCTTCGAGCACGATGGCCGGTATGAGAAGATACCCCCGACGGCGATTTCGGTGCCCACCGTCCAGAAGCCGACCCCGCCGATCTGGATCGCCGGCGGTCCCCTGCGCATGAGCCGGGCCTATCGCGAGGGACACAATTTCTTTGTCACAGCATTCCACAACGGCTTAGAGACTTTGAGCACGCTGCGCGAATCGATCGAGGAGGCGGCGGCTTCCGAAGGTAAGAATGTCACGGACGCCAAGATATCGCTGCTGCGTTGCTGCTATGCCAGCGACGACCAGGCAGAGATAAACAGCTATCTCGACAATGCCCGCTTCCAGCGCCGGCTGTCTGAAGCACTGCATCAGCGCCGCCAGCAGAGCCTGGACGGCTATTTGCTGCAGGAAACGCCGACGCAGCAGGATCTGTCATTGGAGACTATGCGCGAGAACCTGCCGATCGGCAGCGTGAATCGCGTGATTGATCGCCTACTGGAAGAGATGGATATCCTGAAACCGGACCAGATCGCAATTCAGACCCAATTGGGGGATTTCGACCAAAAGACAATGCTGCGCCAGATCGAGCTCTGGGGAGACAAGATCATCCCGGCGGTCAACAAGTCCCTCCCTCAGGCGAGGGTTTGA
- a CDS encoding SDR family oxidoreductase, translated as MKREGRIVIITGAAGGIGRALVDILAGGGDTVVAVDLPGSGVVELARGLGDPHLGLECDVSRDVEVLALYGRVEAQFAQIDVLINNAAIGPTMTATVDTAADAFRRGLAVNLIGPFVMAREAARRMKLDGAIVNVASLAGMVGSPRRNAYAASKAGLISLTKSLACEWASRGIRVTAVAPGYVRTPMVAELERAGKMDLAAVRRRVPMGRMARPDEIARAVRFLTRVEARYITGSVLVVDGGWTSFNQPGDAHPAVEGTPRSELSSESERTDARIVLVTGGANGIGAAIVRRFATTGDTVVIADKDRAAATVLAGSLGGKNLAKFVDVAIESEVVALFEEMRGRFGRIDIPVNGASIADTFVAGIEQMPAEIDQVLDVNLTGAFTCAREAAKAMRPGGVILNLGSINSFLPFAPRHAYGASKAGMDMLTRCMAAELGPIGIRTATVAPGYIRTPALAQLKAGRIDSTAIARRIPMGMMGRPEDVADAAFFLASSDASYINGSILYVDGGWTSFGDAGNASEFYDEYFAEDAG; from the coding sequence ATGAAGCGGGAAGGACGCATCGTCATCATTACAGGCGCCGCGGGCGGGATCGGCCGGGCCCTGGTCGATATCCTTGCTGGGGGTGGAGACACTGTTGTTGCGGTGGACCTTCCGGGCAGCGGCGTGGTTGAACTGGCCCGTGGCCTCGGCGACCCGCATCTTGGCCTCGAATGCGACGTCTCGCGAGACGTGGAAGTCCTCGCCCTTTATGGCCGGGTCGAAGCGCAGTTCGCTCAGATCGACGTTCTCATCAACAACGCGGCCATCGGACCGACCATGACTGCGACTGTCGACACGGCAGCCGATGCCTTCCGGCGCGGCTTGGCAGTAAACCTGATTGGGCCGTTTGTCATGGCCCGCGAAGCGGCGAGGCGGATGAAGCTGGACGGCGCCATCGTCAACGTCGCTTCGCTGGCGGGGATGGTCGGCAGTCCCAGGCGCAATGCCTACGCAGCCTCGAAAGCGGGCCTGATCTCGTTGACGAAGTCGCTTGCATGCGAATGGGCTTCGCGCGGCATACGCGTGACGGCGGTTGCGCCAGGCTATGTGCGCACGCCGATGGTCGCAGAACTGGAACGCGCGGGTAAAATGGACCTTGCGGCGGTACGCCGCCGCGTGCCGATGGGCCGCATGGCGCGGCCCGACGAGATCGCCCGGGCCGTGCGTTTTCTGACCAGAGTTGAGGCGCGCTACATCACCGGATCGGTGCTGGTGGTCGACGGCGGCTGGACGTCATTCAACCAGCCGGGGGACGCGCACCCGGCGGTGGAAGGGACGCCCAGATCCGAACTCTCTTCTGAGAGCGAACGAACCGATGCGCGAATCGTGCTCGTCACGGGTGGCGCGAACGGCATAGGCGCCGCCATAGTTCGCCGTTTTGCAACGACCGGCGATACCGTCGTGATTGCTGATAAAGATCGCGCTGCCGCTACTGTACTCGCTGGATCGCTCGGCGGAAAGAACCTGGCGAAATTCGTGGATGTGGCCATCGAGAGCGAGGTGGTGGCGCTGTTCGAGGAGATGAGGGGACGCTTCGGGCGCATCGACATCCCCGTCAACGGTGCTTCTATTGCCGACACCTTTGTGGCGGGCATCGAACAAATGCCGGCAGAAATCGACCAGGTCCTGGATGTCAATCTCACCGGCGCCTTCACTTGCGCGCGTGAGGCGGCCAAAGCGATGCGCCCCGGCGGCGTGATCCTCAATCTCGGATCGATCAACAGCTTTCTGCCCTTTGCGCCGCGCCATGCCTACGGCGCCTCGAAAGCGGGGATGGACATGCTGACCCGATGCATGGCGGCCGAACTCGGGCCGATCGGCATTCGGACAGCCACCGTCGCTCCCGGTTACATCCGCACGCCTGCACTTGCTCAGTTGAAGGCCGGCCGCATCGACTCAACAGCGATCGCACGACGAATTCCGATGGGCATGATGGGACGGCCGGAAGACGTCGCAGACGCGGCGTTTTTCCTCGCTTCGTCTGACGCCTCATACATCAACGGCTCGATCCTCTATGTGGACGGCGGCTGGACCTCGTTCGGCGATGCGGGAAACGCCAGCGAATTCTATGACGAATATTTTGCGGAGGACGCTGGTTGA
- a CDS encoding nuclear transport factor 2 family protein: MDQGKITELLDREAIRDCLYRYCRGIDRADEAALRSAYWLDAHDNHGAYCGSAEGFIRFALGVFQTGHRNIHQITNILIEFITPTEAAVESYFTALQRGPDKHGEVRQTLLCGRYCDLFQKREGEWRIAERTVVYDWLEEQIPAAIPEAERFGSRQPIGAPHPDDPVYALEKHRILLAIRPAEVPNGDKSYDDFAMAQRSR; this comes from the coding sequence ATGGACCAGGGAAAAATTACCGAACTACTCGACCGTGAAGCGATCCGCGACTGCCTCTATCGGTACTGCCGCGGGATAGATCGCGCGGACGAGGCGGCGTTGCGCAGCGCGTACTGGCTCGATGCGCATGACAATCACGGCGCCTATTGCGGCTCGGCAGAGGGCTTCATCCGGTTTGCGCTCGGGGTCTTCCAGACCGGGCATCGCAACATCCATCAGATCACGAACATCCTGATCGAATTCATCACCCCGACAGAAGCCGCGGTCGAGAGCTATTTCACCGCGCTGCAACGCGGACCGGACAAACACGGAGAAGTACGCCAGACGCTCCTCTGCGGGCGCTACTGCGATCTGTTTCAGAAAAGGGAAGGGGAGTGGCGGATTGCCGAACGGACGGTGGTCTACGATTGGCTCGAGGAGCAGATCCCAGCAGCGATCCCTGAGGCAGAACGGTTCGGGTCGCGGCAGCCTATCGGCGCACCTCATCCGGATGACCCAGTCTACGCGCTTGAGAAGCATCGCATCCTCCTCGCCATCAGGCCTGCTGAGGTTCCGAACGGAGACAAAAGCTATGATGATTTTGCAATGGCACAGCGATCCCGGTGA
- a CDS encoding ferredoxin, with product MRIIVHKPKCQGHARCSAQAPDIFKLDEEGYILPGDIEVAEGKHLLASRGTRSCPERALELDATPAARAESDVIQPRGRRV from the coding sequence ATGCGCATCATCGTCCATAAACCCAAATGCCAGGGCCACGCGCGATGCTCGGCGCAAGCGCCCGATATCTTCAAGCTCGATGAGGAGGGCTACATCCTGCCTGGTGACATTGAGGTTGCGGAGGGGAAGCACCTACTTGCGTCACGAGGCACGCGATCTTGCCCCGAACGTGCACTGGAACTCGACGCTACACCCGCTGCGCGGGCTGAATCGGATGTCATTCAACCGAGAGGCCGGCGGGTTTAA
- a CDS encoding cytochrome P450, translating into MAINWVPDHIPPEMVRDFSLFKSPGMLPAPNGDPHAAVACVHAGPPIFYSPYNTRDGRGTWVITRASDQRRVLQDAETFSSHRSIFASALGENWPMIPLELDPPAHGVFRSLLNPLLSPKRAMVLEPAIRERAVALIDRIAAAGTCCDVMKEFAFPFTVNIFLRFLGLPDHRLDTFVGWAKDLIHGDHLKRPAAAQTIVAFIDELATKRRKDPVDDFMTFILQAQVEGRQLSDVEVRGIGVLVFVAGLDTVAAAIGFDLAYLARNLKDQELLRSEPDRIALAVEELLRAYPTVQMIRVATKDIDFEGVPIRKGDYVSCATMIANRDPAEFECPNTIDLARENNRHAAFGYGPHRCLGSHLARREIVIGLEEWLARIPAFRIKKGTAPITSGGHVFGIKNLILHWS; encoded by the coding sequence ATGGCGATTAACTGGGTTCCAGATCACATCCCGCCCGAAATGGTGAGGGACTTCAGCCTGTTTAAGTCGCCAGGCATGCTGCCGGCGCCCAACGGGGACCCGCACGCAGCGGTCGCTTGCGTCCATGCCGGGCCGCCGATCTTCTATTCTCCCTACAACACGCGCGATGGCCGCGGCACCTGGGTCATCACTCGCGCCAGCGACCAGCGCCGGGTGCTGCAGGACGCTGAAACCTTTTCGAGCCATCGCAGCATCTTCGCATCCGCGCTGGGCGAAAACTGGCCGATGATCCCGCTCGAACTTGACCCACCGGCCCATGGCGTTTTTCGCTCACTGCTCAATCCGCTGCTTTCGCCAAAGCGGGCCATGGTATTGGAGCCGGCTATCCGCGAGCGAGCGGTCGCGCTGATCGATAGGATTGCCGCAGCGGGCACTTGCTGCGACGTCATGAAGGAGTTCGCCTTTCCTTTCACGGTCAACATCTTCCTTCGCTTTCTAGGGTTGCCGGATCACCGGCTCGATACATTTGTCGGCTGGGCGAAAGATCTCATCCACGGCGACCATCTGAAACGACCGGCCGCTGCCCAGACAATTGTTGCCTTTATCGACGAACTTGCGACCAAGCGCCGTAAGGACCCGGTCGACGATTTTATGACCTTCATCCTGCAGGCACAGGTTGAGGGCCGCCAGCTAAGCGACGTGGAAGTCCGTGGCATCGGCGTGCTTGTGTTCGTCGCGGGGCTCGACACGGTGGCAGCTGCCATAGGCTTTGACTTGGCGTATCTCGCCCGCAACCTCAAAGATCAGGAACTGCTGCGGAGCGAACCGGACCGGATCGCGCTCGCAGTTGAAGAATTGCTGCGCGCCTATCCGACCGTTCAGATGATCCGAGTGGCAACCAAGGACATCGACTTCGAAGGAGTGCCGATCCGTAAGGGGGATTACGTTTCCTGCGCCACGATGATTGCCAATCGTGACCCGGCAGAATTCGAATGCCCCAACACGATCGATCTGGCGCGAGAGAACAACCGCCACGCCGCCTTTGGCTATGGTCCCCACCGCTGTCTTGGCTCACACCTTGCCCGGCGAGAGATTGTCATTGGCCTGGAGGAGTGGCTGGCGCGCATTCCGGCCTTCCGGATCAAGAAAGGTACGGCACCCATCACCTCTGGCGGCCATGTATTCGGGATCAAAAATCTGATCCTGCACTGGTCCTGA
- a CDS encoding type II toxin-antitoxin system VapC family toxin, which translates to MSEFDVEAALRSLRGFPTKTLARRPDDQLPFVNEGELGGQALLLDTCVYIDRLQGKAPALVKQIMDGRHNNHSAICIQELAHTLGVLKPDDPRTGGVHKAVSEVIRSIPGHRILTPDADVLGRAAVLNGVLCRLQGYQDDQKLRCLHDCTLYLQASKSGLVLLTRNIADYDFCRQLIPGGKVLFYR; encoded by the coding sequence GTGTCAGAATTTGATGTTGAAGCAGCCCTTCGCTCGCTTCGTGGCTTTCCAACCAAAACACTTGCTCGCCGACCTGATGATCAGCTGCCCTTCGTGAACGAGGGCGAGCTCGGCGGGCAAGCGCTATTGCTCGACACCTGTGTGTACATCGACAGGCTCCAAGGCAAAGCGCCTGCGTTGGTGAAGCAGATTATGGACGGTCGGCACAACAACCATTCAGCCATCTGCATCCAGGAGTTGGCCCACACGCTTGGTGTCCTGAAGCCCGACGATCCCCGCACCGGGGGCGTGCATAAGGCTGTGTCCGAGGTAATCCGATCCATACCCGGACACCGGATCCTAACGCCCGATGCCGACGTCCTCGGCCGCGCTGCTGTTCTGAATGGCGTGCTCTGTCGCCTGCAGGGCTACCAGGATGACCAGAAGCTGCGCTGCCTGCATGACTGCACTCTGTATCTGCAGGCATCGAAATCGGGGCTTGTCCTGTTGACTCGGAACATCGCCGACTACGACTTCTGCCGACAACTCATTCCTGGGGGCAAAGTGCTTTTCTACAGGTAG
- a CDS encoding MFS transporter, which translates to MTESATGFLEAVPHDPKKPHERSRPAWGAVISLALGTFGLVTAEFLPASVLTPLAHDLGITEGAAGQTMTATAIAGAISAPTMAIITKRLDRRIVLWAMTLLQILSNVLAEVAWSLPVFLAARVVLGIALGGFWSISASVAMRLVPNHLLPRAMSIILTGVSVAIVCAPPMGAYVGDIWGWRAAFTIAAVVNAVTLLVQFVTIPMLPPVEIAGFRSLLDLANKPMIKMALLVVLLVASGHFASFTYIRAFLERIPALDSKTIPLVLLASGIGGFFGNLTGAFLAKHSLKAVAALPPLLIAIAATSLLMVGASASASVVAIAVWSFAFGAVPVGLQTWMVLRAVPGQAESAGVLMAATFQVAIAAGAIFGGLLVKYAGVHSVFAYSAVATFLAALTVFLLGPKRAT; encoded by the coding sequence ATGACCGAATCCGCGACAGGCTTCCTGGAGGCTGTTCCGCACGACCCAAAAAAGCCACATGAACGGTCGCGTCCCGCATGGGGTGCGGTCATTTCGCTTGCCTTGGGCACCTTCGGGCTGGTGACGGCAGAGTTTCTGCCGGCCAGCGTGCTGACGCCGCTCGCGCACGATCTCGGTATCACCGAGGGTGCGGCTGGACAGACGATGACAGCGACCGCGATTGCTGGGGCGATCTCGGCGCCGACGATGGCCATCATCACAAAGCGCCTGGACCGCAGGATCGTACTGTGGGCGATGACGCTGCTGCAGATCCTGTCCAACGTTCTAGCGGAAGTCGCGTGGTCGCTGCCGGTTTTCCTGGCGGCGCGCGTCGTGCTCGGCATCGCGCTCGGAGGCTTCTGGTCGATTTCGGCATCGGTGGCAATGCGGCTCGTTCCAAATCACCTCCTGCCGCGTGCCATGTCAATCATCCTCACCGGCGTTTCCGTCGCTATCGTTTGCGCGCCTCCAATGGGCGCCTATGTCGGCGACATCTGGGGATGGCGAGCCGCCTTCACGATCGCGGCAGTCGTTAATGCCGTTACACTGCTGGTGCAATTCGTAACGATCCCGATGCTGCCTCCGGTGGAAATAGCTGGATTCCGCAGTCTGCTGGATTTGGCCAATAAGCCGATGATCAAGATGGCGCTTTTGGTCGTCCTGCTGGTCGCTTCTGGGCACTTCGCCAGCTTCACCTACATCCGCGCCTTCCTTGAGAGGATTCCCGCGCTCGATAGCAAGACAATCCCGCTGGTATTGCTCGCTTCCGGCATAGGCGGCTTCTTCGGGAATTTAACCGGCGCATTCCTGGCCAAACATAGCCTCAAGGCAGTCGCGGCCCTGCCACCCTTGCTCATAGCAATAGCCGCTACCTCGCTGCTGATGGTGGGAGCATCGGCCTCCGCCTCGGTGGTAGCAATTGCCGTATGGAGCTTTGCCTTCGGTGCGGTGCCGGTGGGATTACAGACGTGGATGGTGCTGCGCGCCGTTCCCGGGCAGGCCGAAAGCGCTGGTGTGCTGATGGCCGCAACGTTCCAAGTGGCCATCGCGGCCGGCGCGATTTTCGGCGGACTACTGGTGAAATATGCCGGCGTTCACAGTGTCTTTGCCTACAGCGCGGTTGCCACGTTCCTCGCCGCCCTCACAGTTTTCCTGCTTGGCCCGAAGCGCGCAACCTAG
- a CDS encoding hemin-degrading factor, translating to MDQREKPSPDQIRRAQEDSPKIREHDLAAKLSISEAELVAAHCGSGAARIEPRVNDLLIGLEAVGEVRAVTRNQSAVHEKIGLYNKVVTGNHHAMVLGDAINLRIFPKGWAHGFAVEKRDDGNIRRSLQFFDAAGAAVHQVDVRPASNLYAYQKLVAELASSNQEPILWVKANGADSDAEIPDQAAMVTELREHWSRLTDVHQFFDMLKTLKLSRCRALRMVGQDYAWQLDNAAVGAMFQCASEDEMPIMCFVGNRGCIQIHSGPIKSVKPIGPRINVLDETFRLHLTTHHIREVWAVRKPTRDGHLTSLEAYGADGRMIIQFFGERPEGECERGDWRLLAETLPRIPTPTDRVR from the coding sequence ATGGACCAGCGCGAGAAACCCTCTCCGGACCAAATCCGGCGGGCACAGGAAGACAGTCCGAAAATCCGCGAGCATGATCTCGCCGCCAAATTGAGCATTTCGGAAGCGGAGCTGGTCGCGGCGCATTGCGGTTCCGGCGCGGCGCGCATCGAGCCGCGCGTCAATGATCTGCTGATAGGCCTCGAAGCCGTGGGCGAGGTGAGGGCGGTGACCCGAAATCAAAGTGCCGTGCACGAGAAGATTGGCTTGTACAACAAGGTCGTAACCGGCAACCACCATGCCATGGTTCTCGGCGACGCCATCAACCTGCGCATCTTCCCGAAGGGTTGGGCGCATGGCTTTGCCGTTGAAAAGCGCGACGACGGCAACATCCGCCGCAGCCTGCAATTCTTCGACGCTGCCGGCGCAGCAGTGCATCAGGTGGATGTCAGGCCGGCCTCCAACCTCTACGCCTATCAAAAGCTGGTGGCGGAGCTCGCATCCTCGAACCAGGAGCCGATCTTGTGGGTCAAGGCAAACGGAGCCGACTCTGACGCAGAGATTCCGGACCAAGCCGCCATGGTCACGGAGCTGCGCGAGCACTGGAGCCGGCTGACCGACGTGCATCAGTTCTTCGACATGCTGAAGACGCTGAAGCTCAGTCGCTGCCGGGCGCTGCGCATGGTTGGCCAGGATTACGCCTGGCAACTCGACAATGCCGCCGTTGGCGCCATGTTCCAATGCGCGAGCGAAGACGAGATGCCGATCATGTGCTTCGTCGGCAATCGTGGCTGCATCCAGATCCATTCCGGCCCGATCAAGTCGGTCAAGCCCATCGGGCCGCGGATCAATGTGCTGGACGAAACCTTCCGCCTGCATCTCACAACCCACCACATCCGCGAGGTTTGGGCCGTGCGCAAGCCGACCAGGGACGGTCACCTCACCTCACTCGAAGCCTATGGCGCCGACGGCAGAATGATCATCCAGTTCTTCGGCGAACGCCCCGAAGGCGAATGCGAGCGCGGCGACTGGCGGCTCCTGGCCGAGACCCTGCCGCGTATTCCAACCCCGACGGACCGCGTGAGGTAA
- a CDS encoding iron-sulfur cluster assembly accessory protein encodes MITLTHTAVAAVKTVLSRASEPAEGFRIMVQTGGCAGFKYSMGPESVLREGDAIIEADGVKVFVDVGSQPHVAGMTVDFVTGLESSGFVFDNPNAREKCACGKSFG; translated from the coding sequence ATGATTACGCTCACCCACACCGCAGTTGCTGCCGTCAAGACCGTCCTTTCCCGCGCCAGCGAGCCGGCGGAAGGCTTTCGTATCATGGTCCAGACCGGCGGCTGCGCCGGCTTCAAATACTCGATGGGCCCCGAGAGCGTCTTGCGCGAGGGCGATGCGATCATTGAGGCAGATGGGGTCAAGGTATTCGTGGACGTAGGGTCTCAGCCCCATGTAGCAGGCATGACCGTCGACTTTGTCACGGGGTTGGAGTCCTCCGGCTTCGTCTTCGATAATCCCAACGCGCGGGAGAAGTGCGCTTGCGGCAAGTCCTTCGGCTGA